The Spinacia oleracea cultivar Varoflay chromosome 2, BTI_SOV_V1, whole genome shotgun sequence DNA segment CTCCGCATGCAGACTCCGAATTTGACCCGCCTCCCATTTAGATTAAGTTCGGATGTTTTTAATCGGATTCAGATTCAGATTCAGACTTTTTTTAATCGGATTCAGATTCAAAATTTTTTTAATCGATTTTAGTATCGAAATTTTTCATTCGGATCGGGACGGACTCGGTTCGAATTCGAATGTGATTGTCATCCCTAATTATTAGGGGTGTCAATTCTCAATCCGACCCAGTGAACCCGATGGGTTTGTCCGACCGTTTTGAACCCGTGAGTTAAAATCcgaaatccgatccgatccgattatattcaacccgaatccgacccaACCCGTTAGTATTGATCCGATTAAGATCTGAATTCGTTAACAGTCCGATCCGTGACAATCCGAATCCATTTAATCCGATCCGAAGCGATCCGAAACCCGTTTATGATCCGATACGTTTCAATCCGAATCCGTTCCAACCCGAGGAATAtccgtttaatccgatccgtttttaatccgtgacccgtttaatccgacccgtttcaacccgtgacccgtttaatccgatccgttttAAATCCGTGACCCGTTCCGTTTCAACccgtgacccgtttaatccgatccgtttttaatccgtgacccgtttaatccgatccgtttttaaTCCGTGACATATGGTTATCATCATCAATCCATACGGTGATGATATAGCCGTACATATGGTTATCATCATCAATCCATAAGATATCCATTTTCGtatatgaaaaaattataaaaacttaatattctgaaaatatatatcgagaccactataacaagatcttacatgataacattttgatgtatataatagtgagaatgtacggtcaaagttttcatactttgtaCACATATTCCAagacgtaaagaactttcaggaatggAGGTAGTATTAAACCAAGTTATACAATATACTCAATAACTTATATTACcgatcttaaattcttattacttttaaaagttagttatcgtATTCGTCCCCTATTTAAGTTATCgatattataatatataatttggAACCGGATGGACCCGACCAAAATTTCAACCCGCTACCGAATAACTCGATCCGGTAATTACCCGAACCAATTTAAAACTGAATCCAATGTAACCAGGCTAAATTTGTTTCAATCCGACCCGTTTTAGTCTGTTACCGATTAaaccgatccgatatgaatccgatccgatatgaatccgatccgatatgaacccgaacccgttatagtccgactaaacccgttaacaatccgtcatattccaatccgatccgatccgacccaAACCGACTACAATCcaacccgtttacaacccgatccgatatgaacccgtGAATAAATAATCCGAACCGATCCGGTCCTTTAAGTtttcaatccgatccgatccgacccgCTAACCAAATTAATCCAttccaatccgatccgtttcaaTCCGAATCCGATGaatccgacccaaacccgatccgttgatccgatttgacacccctactAATTATAGAACAAACATTTGGTTACAAACTTACAATAGGTTTGAGTTCAGATACACGAATGTTTTATCCTTGGCAAAGGGAACGACGATTGTACACGACAGTGCATACGATGCACGTCAACACGTATACATGTACGTACATAATGTATATATAGCCGCATAGCTCATACGGAGTACATATGTTTTTTCCATTTCTTAAAtatctcatttttttttcaacataCATTATTTGGTTTCTTTTACTATTCACATTAGATCTTTGATTATCTTTTGTGATACACATGTGATATATGCAGAAAATTTGTAGCTTAGTCATGTGTGTTCTTGTTAGTTTCGTCTCGATAATAATTTTTAGTTACATATAGTTTGAGATATTAAAAATCAAAAGCATGAATTCGATAGcataaagtcaaccatggtgcaatatttaagaATTGAGGAAGTATAGgctttaatttaattaggactTGTTTTTACAAGgtattttaacttatttttgcttaattcatcaaaaataatttaaatgagTTTAGATAAGTCAAAGAAGTTCAACAAGAATAAGCTTTTTACACACATAAAATGTTAATTTCTAGTAAAATTAAGTTCAggtaatttaatttcattcaCTAAAAAAAGCTTTAGTTAGGACCAGGATAAATGCAAGACTAATGAATGAGGCTGGATTTTATTCTATACGGAATATTAGTTACCATACTAGTCTGGTTATTTGGCCAAAGCAAACTTGGGTTTTTGGAGGATAGAAAACTCAAAACAAGACATGAGGACGACGGCTGCGTCCAAGTTGATAAAATCATATTCTTAGACTAAATTTTCACCGCTGATGTAGTTTGAAACGCATGCAAGACCTCAGCAAGTCTAAACTATATTTTCATTTTCCTGAATGAGCCACGTACAATGAGTCAATGACAATACGATAATAAATAGGGAAGGAGGTTCGAATATGCACCAGttcttaaatggacttggtccacactaaatttattgtggatcATGTATTAAAGTAAAGTCAACAACTTATTCCTAATTtatattggcattttattaagattattatgggaaaaaatatcaaattagtcTCGTCGATACATGTtatgcttgaataatgtgattttaagtcacaattcgcttttaaaaacatagggatactatgcttcaaaaaatggttactatgtctaagaattttggtgtttaatttattatagctactatatgaacaataaaggtcactATGAGTGTAAAAAATGTGCTACAGAAAACTATTGATTTTGGGTCCACACTAAAGTTattgtggaccaggtccacgcaagaataatccTCGAATATGTGAcatatctatacctagtatttaaaaagcaaaATCACACTTGATTACATGACACGCGTcaacacatttgattagatgacacgtgtcgtccattctttcctccatcaatttcgttttttattttattttttctttattgtttgaTATTTTACACAACTCCAATTGCCTCTTTCACTTCATCTTCCTAATACAACATCAATTTACCAatctattcattcaacatcttTCACTTTATCTTCCcgattaacactcaatattaatacactatttattatttcaactttcaaaatttatctctataaatcatatattctctTTAAAATTACaagctcaacaaaatcaaaagcTTTTATGTAAGAccgtctaacggttagaccacttttttAGTCCTatctaaactagtgtaaaacataactataaataataaaatcataactaattgaataacaaaatagttaaggtataaagacaaatagttaaatttatgagtcgaatagttattattttcgaACAAACTTATGAATAACTAAAACTCGTAaaattttaactaattgatctcattgcttaactaatcaattttattgtttaactaattagttcagtGCTTAATTAATTGGCTCGGttacataactaattggtttcgttgcttaactaattgaatttcaaacttaactaattggtttcagtggctaactaattagttaaagtacatgcataaaagtggtctaaccgttagaccgtctttcctaaaagtttgtacaacaaaattagaacttaaaaattaagataaattaaataaccactatacaaccgtccgttctttgaacgggctcaaaagctagttatacAATAGAACAATTGGCCAATATTTGGCTATAAATAGGCTATTCTCGCTCGTTAAATGGTGTTATAATTTCAAAGTGGCTTAAAAGAAAGCAATCACGTAAAACacctaaataataaaataaaaaatcacacaaaatttcctgtatttaattaaataactaAAACCTTGTCATTTCTCAATCAGGTTAATTAAATGGAGAAGAATAATATGAATGCAATCAGACTTAACACTGCAGGTTTGTGGATGGTGTTTGCAATAATAATGAGCTTTATTAGTCATTTTGAAGTTGCCGATGCATCTGATCCATCTCCTCTTCAGGATTTTTGTGTGGCTGTTGACGACCCTTATTCCGCAGGTTCATTTTTTCCGTAACTTATATTTTGCATGAAGATAATTATATATTGTACTCGTCGTTGATATTTACGTTCAATGAAATGAACATATATGTGAtctgagagtgatggatagctcagttggttagagctttccAGGTaatcctgggatcgattctcatccccgcccttgtggctcatttgcaccaaaaaaaacatatataagtGATCCGATCgtagttaattattttaaattagaaGAATTAATCCTTAAAATCTAGCAACAATTACATCATAATCCTACAAATGAATTAATTAACAGGAGTTTGATCTAATTGGGTTTATCAGTTATTGTGAATGGGAGGTTTTGCAAGAATCcaaaagatgtgaaaattgaaGATTTGGTGTACAAAGGGTTTAACATACCCGGAGACACAAACAACACACAAGGAGCAGAAGCCACACTAGTGGATGTGAATAGGTTCTCAGCACTTAACACACTTGGTGTATCAATGGCTCGCATAGACTTTGGCCCCTTTGGCCTAAACACCATTCATTCACATCCCCGTAGCTCAGAGATCTTCGCCGTACTAGAAGGAACTCTCTATGTAGGCATTGTTACCACAGATTACAAGCTCTATGACACGGTGTTGAGAAAGGGTGATATGATTGTTTTCCCACAAGGTCTAATCCATTTCCAACTTAATCTTGGGAAAACAAATGCTTTTGCTATTGCCTCTTTTGGAAGCCAAAATCCTGGACGTATTAACGTTGTTGATGGTTTGTTTGGAACTATGCCTCGGATTTTGGATGATGTTCTTACCAAGGCCTTTCAGGTGGATGACACACTGATTGAACGGCTCCGTTCCCAGTTTTCCAGGCAAAATTTATCAATCAACACTACCGGAAGATCAATTCTTCAGTTGTTCGCTCAAACTACAAATGATTGTACCAATTGATTTCGTCGCTACTTAACAAATAATCAAGATGAATCTTATTGTCAAACTATAATTTCACTTGCCGTTTAGATTCTTTTTCCCCTTTTTTGTTTATGTGTCTTGTTTTAGCTATTCCGTATTAATAAAGAACTACCCCTCGATGTTAGAATTAATCCAAACTAAATACTTCATACTAGATTAATCAGTGGGAGATACTAAATGCAGGTAGTATTTTACCTAAATGCAGAATAACTAAATATCacttaaattttattttccctAAATTGCCCTTATTCTAATAAAACCTTCTTCCACTCAAAAACTATATAATAACTCTACCATTCGGTTACATGTAAATCAAGAATTCTACTTTCACCCTATCCTACAAATGGATGGACAACAATGATGAACTATTCAATGGGATTACTTTGCGTACGTACTACGGTACTATTTGCAAGGCTTCATTTTTTCCCCAAATATTTTATCGGACTGTTGAATAATGAAATAATGAATATCAACCGAAATACATATCTCCGGCAAATTAACCGACACTATAGCATCAATCCTCCGGAAGGCCTAACCAGAGAAGTACAATTCTATATGGAAGCGTACCTTTCTCCATTGGATTGATTAGCGGTGGGCTTTGGATCTTCCAATTCTATATGGTCTCCCTTGATATTCTATGATGAGATGTCagagagaatagaaaaccatatGAATCGGGGAccataaccctaaccctaacacCTATATATATAGGGTCTCCCATATCCCCTATTAAGCCCATCATAAAATAAGAGACAAAGAAGTGGGCCTACATTTATTAGCCCATACCAATAAGATCCATATAAGCCCAACATACTTAAATATAAAACCGATCACTTTTATGGGCTAACTTTAAGATAGCTTTTATACATATACAATCATACATGTAGGTCTACATGATTATTTCTAACAATCTCCCACTTGGGCCACATGTATTACCTTATGTAATATGTATAACCTTATTAGCTCAAAATCTTTGCTATCATTACCAAATGTATCACTAAACAATCTTGTGCATTAATAATGCCAACAAAGAACCAAAGCGACTTTCGTCATCTATATTGTGACTAAGCCCTCAATGATCACGTATATTAACATAACCAAATGACATAGATCAAGCATGGATGTGTACGTAGCatggaaatttcatgaaatgtgATCCTAACATGCCTATTTCCAACTAGTCCTACCAAAATCTTAAGTGAGATCATACCACAATAGATCAGAGTGAACCATAAACTGAAAACTTTATTTCTGCAGAAACataaaatccaaatacaaaatATGTGTCTTTAAGAAAATGAACATTCTAACACAAACTCCCACTAAACCTGAACATCATCGAATGACATAACACCCATATGAGCAGTGTGCTCATGAAAGACCTTGGGTGGTAATCCCTTTGTAAGCGGATCCACAACCATAAAGTTTGTTCCTATATGTTCCATAGACACTTTTCCACTCTGAACTCTTTCGTGAACAACACAAAACTTAATTTCAATGTGCTTTGACTTTGAAGAGCTCTTGTTGTTATTAGAATACAACACTGCGAACCTATTGTCACAAAGAATCTTTAGTGGTCTTTCAATACCATCTACAATTCGCAGTCCAGTGACCAAATTCCGCAGCCATAGAGCATgattagtgttaggttatgattcatatgacaaaacataaatcatgcggaaaaaccataaagccaggaaagcatattatttacacataatcatttagcatagtttagatgcatacactttgttgcgtgccctccctagctgcgcccgaaccgaacaagaacaagtctttaggactccaagtgtcgtccctccgtagatagtccacagcacgtccggatccgccttaagcttgaccaactaggatcgcccttaaggtacttagaattttcggctattgtaggcaattatatgactgaatttttgctctcaaaaatcactttgaatacttgaatactcgatgtaaattatgagtccttaactcatatttatagaccatggaataaataatcgaatcctactaggatacgaattaattaaattagaatcctagtagaattcttatttaattaatttatcttttaggattaggaattttaatcattaaacaaatcatgtactctttaggtttcgtatgtgaacacaaaatctacacgagcatgacctacgagcgtgcaggccatgcccgcgcacagcccacacggctgctcggcccacgcgagctacaagcccacgcgagctgcagcaatgctcgcagcccactgctcgcagctgcgcgcgctgcgcgcgctgccatggcctgctgggcttggccttgcgctgggcctagcgtggccttggctgttcgtgtggcgcgcttggcttgctgggcgatgg contains these protein-coding regions:
- the LOC110790568 gene encoding putative germin-like protein 2-1 — protein: MEKNNMNAIRLNTAGLWMVFAIIMSFISHFEVADASDPSPLQDFCVAVDDPYSAVIVNGRFCKNPKDVKIEDLVYKGFNIPGDTNNTQGAEATLVDVNRFSALNTLGVSMARIDFGPFGLNTIHSHPRSSEIFAVLEGTLYVGIVTTDYKLYDTVLRKGDMIVFPQGLIHFQLNLGKTNAFAIASFGSQNPGRINVVDGLFGTMPRILDDVLTKAFQVDDTLIERLRSQFSRQNLSINTTGRSILQLFAQTTNDCTN